A part of Kiritimatiellia bacterium genomic DNA contains:
- a CDS encoding Gfo/Idh/MocA family oxidoreductase, producing the protein MKRSCSGEGTGGGAIRGLVRRRQFLRSCAIGWAAGCAPQIVRAEVVRWPGPNSRVALGVIGCGNQAPVDLGEFLPIEQLQVVVVCDVNRASHGYKTPDQYLGREPVRDLVNSYYAKSTRSGQYRGCDMTGDFREVLSRKDVDAVAIITPDHWHAIMAIRAAAAGKDIYCQKPLGLTVRDGQEMIRAVRRHQRIFQTGSQWRSTPVIRRFCEAVRNGAVGRPLRVRTLVAPNNFKGPGPGWKPAPVPDGFDYEMWLGPAPMAPYHPDRCLYRFRFISDYSGGQTTNFGHHSNGVALWALGLDDTGPVEVWNLGAEWPPTGDLFDTATKVHFGCRFENGVELECVTDPRQFGVRIEGTEGWIETDGRRITASSPAIAEWRPGPDSIRLYESANHYRNFIECVLTRKEPVEPVEVGHRVTTVCHLGNIAMKLDRRLKWDPRAERFIGDDEANAMLSRPHRAPWSYEVPA; encoded by the coding sequence ATGAAGCGGAGCTGCAGCGGCGAAGGGACGGGTGGGGGTGCGATCCGTGGGTTGGTGCGGCGTCGACAGTTTTTGAGATCGTGCGCGATCGGGTGGGCGGCGGGCTGTGCACCGCAGATTGTTCGAGCGGAGGTGGTGCGGTGGCCCGGACCGAACTCGCGAGTGGCGTTGGGTGTGATCGGGTGTGGAAATCAGGCTCCGGTCGATTTGGGGGAGTTTCTGCCGATTGAGCAGCTGCAGGTGGTGGTGGTGTGTGATGTGAATCGCGCCAGTCACGGCTACAAGACGCCGGACCAGTATTTGGGGCGTGAGCCGGTGCGGGATTTGGTGAATTCGTACTACGCGAAATCGACGCGGTCGGGGCAGTATCGCGGCTGTGACATGACGGGGGATTTTCGGGAGGTGCTGTCGCGCAAGGATGTGGATGCGGTGGCGATCATTACGCCGGATCACTGGCATGCGATCATGGCGATCCGGGCGGCGGCGGCGGGGAAGGACATTTACTGTCAGAAGCCACTGGGTCTGACGGTGCGGGACGGGCAGGAGATGATACGGGCGGTGCGTCGGCACCAGCGGATTTTTCAGACGGGGAGTCAGTGGAGGTCCACGCCGGTGATTCGGCGGTTTTGCGAGGCGGTGCGCAACGGAGCGGTGGGGCGGCCGTTGCGCGTTCGGACGCTGGTGGCGCCGAACAATTTCAAGGGGCCGGGGCCGGGGTGGAAGCCGGCGCCGGTGCCGGATGGGTTTGACTACGAGATGTGGTTGGGGCCAGCGCCGATGGCGCCGTATCATCCGGACCGGTGTCTGTATCGTTTCCGGTTCATCAGCGACTATTCGGGCGGACAGACGACAAACTTTGGGCATCATTCGAACGGTGTGGCTCTCTGGGCGCTGGGGCTGGATGATACCGGGCCGGTGGAGGTATGGAACCTGGGAGCGGAATGGCCGCCGACGGGTGATTTGTTCGACACGGCGACGAAGGTGCATTTTGGGTGTCGGTTTGAGAACGGTGTGGAGCTGGAATGCGTGACGGACCCGCGGCAGTTTGGTGTGCGGATTGAGGGGACGGAGGGATGGATTGAAACGGATGGGCGGCGGATCACGGCGTCGTCGCCGGCGATTGCGGAGTGGCGGCCGGGGCCGGATTCGATTCGTCTGTATGAGAGCGCGAATCACTACCGGAACTTCATCGAGTGCGTGTTGACGCGGAAGGAGCCGGTGGAGCCGGTGGAGGTGGGGCATCGGGTGACGACGGTATGCCATTTGGGGAACATTGCGATGAAGCTCGATCGGCGGCTGAAGTGGGATCCGAGGGCGGAGCGTTTCATCGGGGATGATGAGGCCAACGCGATGTTGAGCCGTCCTCATCGGGCGCCGTGGAGTTACGAGGTGCCGGCATGA
- a CDS encoding L-alanine-DL-glutamate epimerase, with protein sequence MKRREFLGAMAALGGAGVLGGTHWGALKPIRIRATRSNFERCPLVRPFGFKGGYMSEIWQVVVRMESESGAFATGIGTQSVLWSDAAVFEANAEAAGNALMYAMTEHALRLARGREFRRPDELMDQLYPEVLEYGRRITGRANLRPTFALNALVAVDHAAWLLFAKENGLRSFDDFIPPEHREALGWRHERVAAIPLISYGLPVEEIRAAVEQGYFFLKIKIGQPGSQSEMLEKDKARISAIHSAIGGMRTPHTKDGRLPYYFDANGRYEKKETFLRLLDHLQAIGALEQVAVMEEPFAEESEIDVRDIPVRLAADETAHTDRHAVERIEMGYRAIAVKTIAKTLSMTMRIVSAAHARDVPCFCADLTVHPILVDWHKNFAARLAPFPGLGLGLLESNGHQNYRDWAAMVSQHPRGEAPWTRVRGGVYELGPEFYAESGGIFEPSPHFERLVSPPVAVS encoded by the coding sequence ATGAAGCGGCGGGAGTTTCTGGGCGCGATGGCAGCGCTGGGGGGCGCGGGAGTGTTGGGCGGGACGCATTGGGGAGCGCTGAAGCCGATCCGTATTCGTGCGACGCGGTCGAACTTCGAGCGGTGCCCGTTGGTGCGTCCGTTTGGCTTCAAAGGCGGGTACATGTCGGAAATCTGGCAGGTCGTGGTTCGGATGGAGAGCGAGTCGGGGGCGTTCGCGACGGGGATCGGGACGCAGAGTGTGTTGTGGAGCGATGCGGCGGTATTTGAGGCGAACGCGGAGGCGGCGGGGAACGCGCTGATGTATGCGATGACGGAGCATGCGCTGCGGCTGGCGCGCGGGAGGGAGTTCCGTCGACCGGACGAGCTCATGGATCAGCTGTATCCGGAGGTGCTGGAGTATGGGCGGCGGATCACGGGCCGGGCGAATCTGCGGCCGACGTTTGCGCTGAACGCGCTGGTGGCGGTGGATCATGCGGCGTGGTTGCTGTTCGCGAAGGAGAACGGTTTGCGGTCGTTTGATGATTTCATTCCGCCGGAGCACCGCGAGGCGCTGGGGTGGCGGCATGAGCGGGTGGCAGCGATTCCGCTGATCTCGTATGGGCTGCCGGTCGAGGAGATCCGCGCGGCGGTCGAGCAAGGCTATTTCTTCCTGAAGATCAAGATTGGGCAGCCCGGCTCGCAGTCGGAGATGCTGGAGAAGGACAAGGCGCGGATCTCCGCGATTCATTCGGCGATCGGCGGGATGCGAACGCCCCACACGAAGGACGGGCGGCTGCCGTATTACTTTGATGCGAATGGGCGGTACGAGAAGAAGGAGACGTTTCTGCGGCTGCTGGATCATTTACAGGCGATTGGCGCGCTGGAGCAAGTGGCGGTGATGGAGGAGCCGTTTGCGGAGGAGTCAGAGATTGACGTGCGGGACATTCCGGTACGGCTGGCGGCGGACGAAACTGCGCACACGGATCGTCACGCGGTGGAGCGCATTGAGATGGGCTACCGCGCGATCGCGGTGAAGACGATCGCGAAGACGCTGAGCATGACGATGCGGATAGTGTCCGCGGCGCATGCGCGTGACGTGCCGTGTTTCTGTGCGGATTTGACGGTGCATCCGATTCTGGTGGACTGGCACAAGAATTTTGCGGCGAGGCTGGCGCCGTTTCCGGGGCTGGGGTTGGGGCTGTTGGAGAGCAATGGGCATCAGAACTACCGCGACTGGGCGGCGATGGTGTCGCAGCATCCGCGGGGAGAGGCGCCATGGACGCGGGTGCGGGGGGGCGTGTACGAGCTGGGGCCGGAGTTTTACGCGGAGAGCGGCGGTATTTTCGAGCCGTCTCCGCATTTTGAGCGGCTGGTGTCGCCGCCGGTGGCCGTCTCGTGA
- a CDS encoding metal-sulfur cluster assembly factor has protein sequence MSEAVNGPAVTDADAATAQRIWEALTRVQDPELHADVVNLGLVYGVEVKDGVARVRLTFTSPGCPYGPYLAHLVREAVRGVPGVREESLELVFEPAWSPAMMSEDLRLELGFDV, from the coding sequence GTGAGTGAAGCGGTGAATGGCCCAGCGGTGACCGATGCGGATGCGGCGACGGCGCAACGCATTTGGGAGGCGTTGACGCGTGTTCAGGATCCGGAGCTGCATGCGGACGTGGTGAACCTTGGGTTGGTGTATGGGGTTGAGGTGAAGGACGGGGTGGCACGGGTGCGGCTGACGTTCACCTCGCCGGGGTGTCCGTATGGGCCGTATTTGGCGCATCTGGTGCGGGAGGCGGTGCGGGGGGTGCCGGGGGTGCGGGAGGAGTCGCTGGAGCTGGTGTTTGAGCCGGCGTGGAGTCCGGCGATGATGAGCGAGGATCTGCGGTTGGAGCTGGGATTTGACGTGTGA
- the sufC gene encoding Fe-S cluster assembly ATPase SufC, whose amino-acid sequence MSERDPILEIENLEAAVAGRPILRGVSLTVCGGEVHALMGPNGSGKSTLSNVLMGHPDYEVTGGTVRLRGEDVLGLAPEERARRGLFLAFQYPVAIPGVTTVQFLKACIEAVRGRDAARAGVFLRELRETARFLEMDESFLNRPINEGFSGGEKKRMEILQMLMLKPKMVVLDETDSGLDIDALKVVARGVQRVVGPEVGVLIITHYERILNHLPPDHVHILVDGRIARSGGPELVRELEARGYDWLREPAGAEVAGEG is encoded by the coding sequence ATGAGTGAACGCGATCCGATTCTAGAGATTGAGAATCTGGAGGCCGCGGTGGCGGGCCGGCCGATTCTGCGCGGGGTGTCGCTGACGGTGTGCGGCGGCGAGGTGCATGCGCTGATGGGGCCGAACGGATCGGGGAAGAGCACGTTGTCGAACGTGCTGATGGGTCATCCCGACTACGAGGTGACTGGCGGTACGGTGCGGTTGCGGGGGGAGGATGTGCTGGGGCTGGCGCCGGAGGAGCGGGCGCGGCGGGGGTTGTTCCTCGCGTTTCAGTATCCGGTGGCGATTCCGGGGGTAACGACGGTGCAGTTTCTGAAGGCGTGCATTGAGGCGGTTCGGGGGCGGGATGCGGCGAGGGCTGGGGTGTTTCTTCGTGAGCTGCGGGAGACGGCGCGGTTTTTGGAGATGGACGAGTCGTTTTTGAACCGGCCGATCAACGAGGGGTTTTCGGGCGGCGAGAAGAAGCGGATGGAAATTTTGCAGATGTTGATGCTGAAGCCGAAGATGGTGGTGTTGGACGAGACGGATTCGGGATTGGACATTGACGCGTTGAAGGTGGTGGCGCGGGGTGTGCAGCGGGTGGTGGGTCCGGAGGTGGGGGTGTTGATCATTACGCACTACGAGCGAATTTTGAACCATCTGCCGCCGGACCACGTGCACATTTTGGTGGACGGGCGGATTGCGCGGTCCGGCGGACCGGAGCTGGTGCGCGAGCTGGAAGCGCGAGGATACGACTGGCTGCGGGAGCCGGCGGGTGCAGAGGTGGCGGGGGAGGGCTGA
- the sufB gene encoding Fe-S cluster assembly protein SufB — protein sequence MPTLPDDNRLLREYEHGFVSAVEEELVPPGLNEDIVRLISRKKNEPEWLLEFRLNALRAWQKKSEPRWARVQYPPIDYQAIRYYAAPKRLRAGEELDPEIVKTFERLGIPLDERRRLEGVAVDAVFDSVSVATTHQKLLEEQGIVFCSFSEAVQRVPELVRQHLGSVVPPADNFFAALNSAVFSDGSFCYIPPGVKCPVDLSTYFRINAAGTGQFERTLLIADRGSQVSYLEGCTAPMRDENQLHAAVVELIAYEDATIRYSTVQNWYPGDEEGRGGIFNFVTKRGECRGARSRISWTQVEVGSAITWKYPSCVLRGDDSVGEFYSVAFTNRRMQADTGTKMIHIGRRTRSTIVSKGISAGESVNTYRGLVQVLASAERARNHSQCDSLLIGDRCTANTFPVVESENSTAIIEHEATTSRISEDQLFYLQSRGVEPETARSLIVNGFCREVFKQLPLEFAVEAVKLLEIKMEGSIG from the coding sequence ATGCCGACGCTACCGGACGACAACCGTTTGCTGCGCGAGTACGAGCACGGGTTTGTATCGGCGGTGGAAGAGGAGCTGGTGCCGCCGGGGCTGAACGAGGACATTGTTCGGCTGATTTCGCGCAAAAAGAACGAGCCCGAGTGGCTGTTGGAGTTTCGGCTGAACGCGCTGCGGGCCTGGCAAAAGAAGAGCGAGCCACGGTGGGCGCGGGTGCAGTATCCGCCGATTGACTATCAGGCGATTCGCTACTATGCGGCGCCGAAGCGGCTGCGGGCGGGGGAGGAGCTTGATCCGGAGATCGTCAAAACGTTTGAGCGGCTGGGGATTCCATTGGATGAGCGGCGGCGGTTGGAGGGGGTGGCGGTGGATGCGGTGTTCGACAGCGTTTCGGTGGCGACCACGCACCAGAAGTTGCTGGAGGAGCAAGGGATCGTGTTTTGTTCGTTTTCGGAGGCGGTGCAGCGGGTGCCGGAGCTGGTGCGGCAGCACCTGGGCAGCGTGGTGCCGCCGGCGGACAACTTTTTCGCGGCGTTGAACTCGGCGGTATTCAGCGATGGTTCGTTCTGCTACATCCCGCCCGGCGTGAAGTGTCCGGTGGACCTTTCGACTTATTTTCGGATCAACGCGGCGGGGACGGGTCAGTTTGAGCGCACGCTGTTGATTGCGGACCGGGGCAGCCAGGTGTCGTATCTGGAGGGCTGCACGGCGCCGATGCGGGATGAGAATCAGCTCCATGCGGCGGTGGTGGAGCTGATTGCGTACGAGGATGCGACGATCCGGTACTCGACCGTTCAGAACTGGTACCCGGGCGATGAGGAAGGGCGGGGTGGCATTTTCAACTTTGTGACGAAGCGAGGTGAGTGCCGTGGTGCGCGCTCGCGGATTTCATGGACCCAGGTGGAGGTGGGCTCGGCGATTACGTGGAAATATCCCTCGTGCGTGCTGCGGGGGGATGACAGCGTGGGAGAATTTTATTCGGTGGCGTTCACGAACCGACGGATGCAGGCGGACACCGGCACAAAGATGATTCACATTGGCCGCCGGACGCGCAGTACGATCGTGTCGAAGGGTATTTCGGCGGGCGAGTCGGTGAACACCTATCGAGGGCTGGTGCAGGTGCTGGCGAGTGCGGAGCGCGCGCGCAACCATTCGCAGTGCGACAGTCTGCTGATTGGCGACCGGTGCACGGCGAACACGTTCCCGGTGGTGGAGTCGGAGAACAGCACGGCGATCATCGAGCATGAGGCGACGACGTCGCGGATCAGTGAGGACCAGCTGTTTTACCTGCAGAGCCGCGGAGTGGAACCGGAAACGGCGAGGTCGCTGATTGTGAACGGATTTTGCCGGGAGGTCTTCAAACAGCTGCCGCTCGAGTTTGCGGTGGAGGCGGTGAAGTTGCTGGAGATCAAGATGGAGGGGAGCATTGGATGA
- a CDS encoding SufD family Fe-S cluster assembly protein, which yields MSDGVAMVGAPAVLVEGVERLAAGEPAVLRGWRQGAFEAALARPMPRPTDEEWRRTDPRRFDPEPWRPVIAEPVPVMEGRGGEPDALEEPFDAIVTVCAGGWRVTDRTGVLGGGGLRVRPLAEVVRTEEAGAAELWELAPSVGTRDRHEFFGMGLASPAIVVEAAAGARFERGVLIRMRMPAGVVWCPWLGVRVGAGAMLHLTERVEGVPDADGLLIETVRFVVAAEGRLRWARLQRLGAGVAGMDYVFGRLGRDAQAELASLQIGGRAVRSRVGAEAAEPGATVRLGGLSVGVGRQHLDQQTVQVHSAPDTSSDLLFKVAVRDRAHSVYRGLIGARRGAVRISALQRNHNLVLNDGARADSLPGLLIDADDLTCTHGATIGSLDPDQIHYLRARGLSEPAARRLLLEGFFEEIVGRLALPAVRAVAREDLRTHLAS from the coding sequence ATGAGCGACGGCGTGGCGATGGTCGGTGCGCCGGCGGTGCTGGTCGAGGGGGTGGAGCGACTGGCTGCCGGGGAGCCGGCGGTGCTGCGCGGGTGGCGGCAGGGGGCGTTCGAGGCGGCGCTGGCCCGACCGATGCCGCGGCCGACGGACGAGGAGTGGCGGCGGACCGATCCGCGGCGGTTTGATCCGGAGCCGTGGCGGCCGGTGATCGCCGAGCCAGTGCCGGTGATGGAGGGGCGAGGGGGGGAGCCGGACGCGCTGGAGGAGCCGTTTGATGCGATTGTGACGGTGTGTGCTGGTGGTTGGAGGGTGACGGACCGCACGGGGGTTTTGGGTGGTGGCGGTTTGCGGGTTCGGCCATTGGCGGAGGTGGTGAGGACAGAGGAGGCGGGCGCAGCCGAGTTGTGGGAGTTAGCGCCGTCGGTGGGAACGCGTGACCGTCATGAGTTTTTTGGGATGGGGCTCGCATCGCCGGCGATTGTGGTGGAGGCGGCCGCGGGCGCGCGGTTTGAGCGGGGCGTGCTGATTCGGATGCGGATGCCAGCGGGGGTGGTGTGGTGTCCGTGGCTGGGCGTTCGGGTGGGTGCGGGGGCGATGTTGCACTTGACGGAGCGGGTGGAGGGGGTGCCGGACGCGGATGGGTTGCTGATCGAGACGGTGCGTTTTGTGGTTGCGGCGGAGGGGCGGCTGCGCTGGGCGCGTCTTCAGCGGCTGGGTGCGGGGGTCGCCGGGATGGACTACGTGTTCGGGCGGCTGGGGCGGGATGCGCAGGCGGAGCTGGCGAGCCTGCAGATTGGTGGTCGTGCGGTGCGCAGTCGCGTGGGTGCGGAGGCGGCCGAGCCGGGTGCAACCGTGAGGCTCGGGGGGCTATCGGTGGGCGTGGGCCGGCAGCATCTGGACCAGCAAACGGTACAGGTGCATTCGGCGCCGGATACGTCCAGCGATCTGCTCTTCAAGGTGGCGGTGCGTGATCGGGCACACTCGGTGTACCGCGGATTGATCGGCGCGCGTCGCGGTGCAGTGCGGATTTCAGCGTTACAGAGAAATCACAATCTGGTGTTGAACGACGGCGCGAGGGCGGATTCGCTTCCGGGTTTGCTGATTGACGCGGACGACCTGACCTGCACGCACGGCGCGACGATCGGGAGTTTGGATCCCGACCAGATCCACTATCTGCGGGCGCGCGGGTTGTCCGAGCCGGCGGCTCGGCGCCTGTTGCTGGAGGGGTTTTTCGAGGAGATTGTGGGGCGTCTTGCGTTGCCCGCGGTGCGTGCGGTGGCGCGGGAGGACCTGCGCACTCATCTCGCCAGCTGA
- the hisS gene encoding histidine--tRNA ligase translates to MSSAEWSPLPGMADLGPPEIRLWQQLESEARRILHLYRCEELRTPILERTSLFVRAIGEETDVVQKEMFTFEDRGGRSVTLRPEGTAGAIRALCNAGADTGARLYYLGPMFRAERPQAGRRRQFHQLGVEMLGPPSPETDAECIALMRRLLEAWGLGDARLRIHTRGTAADQPAVREGLRHHLAAVRDSLCEDCQRRCDRQPLRVLDCKQPGCRSLIAKLPALTSFLGEDSRRYLERVAALLSALGIEAELDGCLVRGLDYYEHTIWEATHAALGAQDALAGGGRYRIEAGGRQIEGVGFAIGLERVVLAMQAKGIATPADPPPAVWLVSVGDRAAAENLVLAERLRSAGVRCGADWSGRSVKAQMRAAHRAGATWAAIRGDDELAGGTCRLKHMKSGEERTVALGELPTILSRGAS, encoded by the coding sequence ATGAGTTCCGCAGAATGGTCGCCGCTGCCAGGGATGGCGGATCTCGGCCCTCCCGAAATTCGTCTGTGGCAGCAGTTAGAATCCGAGGCTCGCCGCATCCTCCACCTCTACCGCTGCGAAGAACTGCGCACGCCGATCCTTGAACGGACGTCCCTCTTTGTCCGGGCGATTGGAGAGGAGACCGACGTCGTCCAAAAGGAAATGTTCACATTCGAGGATCGCGGTGGACGCTCGGTGACGCTTCGCCCCGAGGGCACCGCCGGAGCCATCCGGGCGCTGTGCAACGCCGGTGCAGATACGGGCGCACGACTCTATTACCTGGGTCCGATGTTCCGTGCCGAGCGACCGCAAGCCGGCCGCCGCCGGCAGTTTCACCAGCTCGGCGTCGAAATGCTCGGCCCGCCCTCTCCGGAGACCGATGCCGAATGCATCGCGCTGATGCGCAGATTGCTCGAGGCCTGGGGCCTGGGAGACGCACGGCTACGCATCCATACACGCGGCACCGCCGCCGACCAGCCCGCCGTGCGGGAGGGGCTCCGCCATCACCTGGCCGCTGTCCGCGACTCGCTCTGTGAGGACTGTCAACGGCGCTGCGATCGCCAACCGCTCCGCGTGCTCGACTGCAAGCAGCCCGGTTGCCGCTCGCTGATCGCGAAGCTGCCAGCGCTGACCTCCTTCCTCGGCGAAGACTCTCGACGCTACCTGGAGCGTGTCGCCGCGCTGCTATCCGCGCTCGGCATTGAGGCCGAACTCGACGGCTGTCTCGTCCGCGGCCTGGACTACTACGAGCACACCATCTGGGAAGCCACCCATGCCGCGCTGGGCGCCCAGGATGCGCTCGCCGGCGGCGGTCGCTACCGTATTGAGGCCGGTGGCCGCCAAATCGAAGGCGTCGGCTTCGCAATCGGGCTCGAGCGGGTCGTTCTCGCGATGCAGGCGAAGGGTATCGCCACCCCCGCCGATCCGCCCCCCGCCGTCTGGTTGGTCTCCGTGGGCGACCGCGCTGCGGCCGAGAATCTCGTGCTCGCCGAACGCCTGCGGTCCGCCGGCGTCCGCTGCGGCGCCGACTGGTCCGGCCGCAGCGTGAAAGCGCAGATGCGCGCCGCGCACCGCGCCGGCGCAACGTGGGCGGCAATCCGCGGCGACGACGAGTTGGCCGGCGGCACCTGCCGCCTCAAACATATGAAAAGCGGAGAAGAGCGAACGGTCGCGTTGGGCGAACTGCCCACGATCCTCTCGCGTGGTGCGTCCTAA
- a CDS encoding integration host factor subunit beta, translated as MTKRDLVIRIAQETNLPQLDVAKVLQKTLDHIIEALQQGDTVEFRNFGVFCVKEHKPRIGRNPKRPDQVVEIPRRKVVKFKPGRIMRKTITGR; from the coding sequence ATGACAAAACGCGATCTGGTCATTCGCATTGCGCAGGAGACCAATCTGCCTCAACTGGATGTCGCGAAAGTTCTCCAGAAAACTCTGGACCACATCATCGAGGCGCTGCAGCAGGGCGACACTGTTGAGTTCCGAAACTTCGGCGTCTTTTGCGTGAAGGAACACAAACCCCGGATCGGTCGCAACCCAAAGCGGCCGGATCAGGTCGTCGAAATTCCGCGTCGGAAGGTCGTGAAGTTCAAGCCCGGCCGCATCATGCGGAAAACCATTACCGGACGGTAA
- a CDS encoding serine protease, which produces MRRTTLLPALWLVICARVPAGTLETVARRVLAEHAAAIVPVTAVLKIEVPGEESPPQEQTIETYGTVLSTNGLTVVSSTSLNPIGGLGAMELPVGGRVQSVTPRGTVSQIRVRLPDGDEVTMRQVLTDDDLDLAFLAPDTAANTSTPPFPQGVDFASGAEAEVMDEIIGLGRAGKLFNWTPAVGTCRIIARVEKPRRLYLFSAGFVGGVGTPTFTADGRPLGLVVMRRQRAAGAGRGFAMNQAAVIVPAAEVALLARRAEETAIRPKSDR; this is translated from the coding sequence ATGAGACGCACCACGTTGCTGCCCGCGCTGTGGCTGGTGATTTGTGCTCGCGTGCCCGCCGGGACACTCGAAACGGTTGCTCGCCGCGTTCTCGCCGAGCACGCCGCCGCGATCGTGCCGGTCACCGCAGTGCTGAAAATCGAGGTCCCCGGCGAGGAGTCGCCCCCACAGGAGCAAACCATCGAAACCTACGGCACCGTGCTGTCCACCAACGGGCTCACGGTCGTCTCCAGTACCTCGCTGAACCCGATCGGCGGACTCGGCGCAATGGAGCTGCCGGTCGGAGGCCGCGTGCAAAGTGTCACACCGCGCGGCACCGTCTCCCAAATCCGCGTGCGCCTGCCCGACGGCGACGAGGTCACCATGCGACAGGTTCTCACCGACGACGATCTCGACCTCGCATTTCTGGCCCCCGACACCGCCGCGAACACCTCAACGCCCCCGTTCCCGCAGGGCGTGGACTTTGCGTCTGGCGCGGAGGCGGAGGTGATGGACGAGATCATCGGACTGGGGCGCGCCGGCAAGCTGTTCAACTGGACCCCGGCGGTCGGCACCTGCCGGATCATTGCGCGGGTGGAAAAACCCCGCCGCCTCTATCTCTTCAGCGCCGGCTTTGTCGGCGGAGTCGGCACTCCGACTTTCACCGCCGACGGCCGCCCGCTCGGCCTCGTGGTCATGCGTCGGCAACGGGCCGCCGGCGCCGGCCGCGGCTTCGCAATGAACCAGGCCGCCGTGATTGTGCCGGCGGCCGAGGTCGCCCTGCTCGCACGCCGCGCTGAAGAGACCGCCATCCGCCCGAAATCGGACCGATAA